The sequence TGTGTTGATCACCAAATCCACCTCAGACTCAACACATGCAGTAGGCCAGGGAGGGTTTGATCCGTCAGACGGAGCCAAATCAGAAGAGAATCCTCTGTGCAGATGTGCGTCCACAGCTCTGCTGAGTGAGAACAGTGTCCTTAGCAACTGACTAACGTTGAGTTTCACATTATTCTGGTCAGATCTGAAAAATCTTTGTAACAACGAGCAAGTGAGTGATTATGTACATTCACTGagtgaatattatgaaaataaaatgtatatttctCAATAGAAATTTaaccaaaacacatttttatgcagAAACGAACTCAAAATATTGATCTTTTTTCACTAAATATGACAGAAATGTCCACCATGTTTTTTTGTTCTCAGCCTGAATCTTGAAAGTTCCGTCACTCAGACacaggccaatggaaaagaataggaaaaaaaaagcaaaaattttcCAATTTTCAGGCTCTAATTGTGAGACTGATAGGTTTTgttctgtggacaaacgtagctGTTTCCCATTTGGATCTGAGACTGGGATGGTGTGGATGATGTTGTAGTTTGTGTCAGACCTAGTGCTGTGTGTTCTTCCAAACAGTTCCAGTTCCATCAGTCTGAACATGTTTCCATTCATGTTGTAAAGTGTTCCAGTGCTCTTTGCTCACTTTTCCACATGCACTGATGCTTGTTGTAAAAGTGCATCTTCCTCTGTGCTGTCATGCACTGGACATGAGTCTGTTCTATCTCTGCTGTGGAATAGACTCCTGAACACAGATGTGATGGTCTTCCAGTGAGTCCTTCAGCCTTCAGCTGTTCCTCTCtgcttctgttttgtctgtttccaCTCATGCTTGTGTCTTTGCAGTCAGCTTGGCTGGGCGTTCACTTTTAGGCAGACTAGCCACACAATTCAATCCTGTCCATTTGTGGACAGTTTGTCCAACTTGGACTGGTGAATCCTTCAAGTCTTTGAGGTTGTTCTCAATCAGGAAATGGTTGAACAGCAGCATGTGGAAACATGTCCAGTGCTTCTCCAGGTTTGTGCTTTGTCCTTttggatcttgtatttgtgcagaaAAGGCAGGAAGTGGAAGAGGAAAGCAGGCAGGCAGAAGAGGGAGCCCCCTTCACTCACATGCAAATCAGCAACTCTGGATTGAAGCTCTTCTCAGATCTGTGTTGTGAAATCTGGTTGACATGAGCAGATGCTTCTTGTGAACCTCCAACTGCAGAGCTTTGAGTGTTTTTAGGAGTCCCAGTGGCTCCATGCATGGCTCACATCTGCTTTCATTGATTCCAATTCATGTTGAGGAATTCTGGACTCTAATCCTCCTCTGACAGCGTCAGCCTCGTTATCTCTGTTTAGAATCATTAGTTTCAGGGTTCACTTCCTTTTTCCAGTTCCACTGTGAGGGTTTCAGAGCTGTGCACAATGAACAGATGAAATATTCACATAGTTTGTGTGGTTTTGGGTTCAACACATTCTGTTTGTCTATACTGGTGACTGAGatgcagatcacattttatgagcaattcatgcagaaaactttgAGGGTTCACAGAGTTTTTCTAACCACTGTATAGTTGACACCATTTAATGTTGGATTTTTCTTGCAGGTTCACAAATTACAGTCAGTAAAAACTGGTGAATGTTGAATATTTCACATTCATATTGAAAACCTAAATATATTTGGCTGGAATGTTCATTTCAATCtccatcatttcttctttattcaggttgaggaaatgcagtttgtccaaaatcagctgttcttatctgacagcagctctgaagtccaatccctcACATCTGATAAAACTCGACTTAAGTTGGAACAACCTGAAGGATTCAGATGTTAAAGAACTGGAGGACCTTGTTCAGAGTCCACACTGTAAACTGGAGAAACTGGAGTAAGTAATGTCAGTTTGTGCTGGTTTGGTGAACACCTCCATGATTAGAAGTCTGtttgaatatttttattgattCTTCTGTCGTTTGAATAAATTCAGAAAAGTCTCAGTTAGAGCTGGGAGATATGGAAGAAAATCATAtcacagtatttttttcatatcagacgatatcgatatgtgtgacgatataaatcaaatcactatttttctcAAACTTAAATTCAGttccagttccacgtagtggaaatgcagcaatagaggaattagtaaagagtctggagtttcactgtcactgtacgcccccccccccccctctccaaAACCAGGCCTGACATCATCTGTTCTTcttattagttcatactgtatttgttctattttctgtgcagatggaaatataacagacagttaatgcaaacacacctgtttctactcttttattccgtcacccaatgagaatcgataagagaatcggatcgataagaaaaatcaataatggaatcagaattgttaaattcttatcgattccctacacacaaagggggggggggggggggggcagaggaggtCTGCCTACTTATTTCATATTAAAGTCATCTATAAAGGGctgacaaactgaataaaataactggACTTTATCTTTTggtgtaaatgggattttctccAAATGGAAGTGTTGCAGAATGTCTTTCAACACAAActgatgagttggaggatttttgttcttccacttttaaaagctttcaagttttaaaagacaaacaaaccaaacagaccatcttcaccaaacaatagcgGGGGTCTATAGGTGGGGGTGCGTTGTGGAACTGACAGAACTGCTCTAAACCTAAAGTCAAACTTCATATACTGTGTGCCTTCTGCTCAAGGTTCATGtggaaaggtgagtgtttgcgttcttcacatggGCTCCATGGATTGGTTGGCtccacctccatattgtattgcagaccctgaacccaaacggttccaccctacttttcagtaacccgctCACCTGAGTTCTGGCTCTCATTTAGTCCTGAGGGAACACTCTTTACCTCCTGcttcagcccaaacattagtgtgtgtgctgccgctgctcttacacctgtgctgtgggcgTCGACCGAACTTGCCGTGGCTCTACAGCGATTGGTTCAGTGGTGTTCCTTaaatatgattggctgttcttatgtctgtcaaaacacggACCAATGAATCCCACCAAAATTGTCTccagcatgtctcatatttctaatgAGGAAAAGTTCTTTCACCATCTATATAGTTGTGGTTTTATGGCCCAGCCCTAGTCTGAGGAAACATTTCTGTCTGAtctgtgtttgtattttcttctttatttagaTGGTTGTCACTGTGACCAGGACTGTGTGAGGATCAGCTGAGTCCAGATGATCAACACATGTTAAAGCAGCAGCACATCCTCAGTTCATTCTCCTCCTGTCAGTTCAACATGGAGCTGCTCAGTtcttctcctcagttcttctcagttcttctcctcagttcttctcctccacacctcagttcttctcctcctctcctcagttcttctcctcagttcttctcctccactcctcagttcttctcctcagttcttctcctccactcctcagttcttctcctcagttcttctcctccactcctcagtaAAAACACCCACACACTTCGACACCTCAGAACATTCTGACTTTGATTTTGTTGGAGTTTGTATGATTCAGGTTTTTGTCCATATTGgaacaaacagctgtttgtttcTGTTCAGTATAAATACAGGCGCCTTTTTCACTTCAACACTTTCACTTGCACATGTAGCTTTTGAtggcacagcactttaaacaaacatatttacacatagaaaataactgaacatgattggttttaaaagtagtttattgatgattttattgtctttccttttcagtttttacatccggTGGCTCTAGCATTTTAACTGATGactgcttggccctggagaaaaaggGAGACATAAATTAGATCCAAACAGAAGTGATGCAGTAGAAATGTATAATATTTCAGTTGaactttgtttagtgtctgtgatCCACAAAGAAAAACATCAAAATTATAAACTGTCTTTGATAAAACTGTgacatcaaataaaataatataattcattcaaaaacacatcagaatgcaaaacaataataaaaatgacataatataacatttaacatctgtgttTTAAACTTCAGCAACTTCCCTGTTCTGATGccgttataattttttttacagtccatgtttttcagtttcagggtGTGTTTTCAACACAAACTGTCATTTTCAATCTGAAACATTCAAGTGGTGGTTTTTTGGCTCCATAGACAGAGTGGGTCAGTGAAAGGTCTGGAGGTTCCAGACTGTTGGTTGGTGAATCAAAGCTGTGTGAGGACGTCCTGCTGGACTGGAGCAGATCACCAGGAGCTTTTAGTCCAATAATCATTAGTTACAGccacaacaggatctgaaactattacaaatatgaacatttagtgCAGAAAAACAAGAATTCATCCAGACTAATTATCAACAGTAAAAGAACTGGATCTTTCCTGAGGTCGAAGAAACATCATTCCttgctgttgatttttttttctacagatcttcatcttcatcctcctcttcatcctcttctctcTGTTTCAGTAACTCTAGTTTTGTCATGATTTCACTCTTTTCTTTCTCTGATTTTAACTTCTTTGTTTCAACATGAGTCTTTTCTCTCTGGTTTCTCTCCAGTGCTTTCTCAAACTTTTGTATTTCCTGTTGaagttcttccttcttcttctccaggTCTTTCATGGtgtcttctctttctttctctgttttattCCTCATGTCCTCTTCTTGGAGtctcctctccacctcctccttttgCTTTTTCAGTTCATTCAGCTGATTCTCTTGGTCCTTTATGTTCTCATTCAGTCTGGAAATTCTATCTtcacttttcttcttctctctttctATTTGCTTTAGTTTATTCTTCAGGGGTTCCAACTTTTCGTCtgctgttttttcctctttttctgctTTCAGCTGAAGTTGTCCTTCATGATTTTCTTCCTCTTTCTGAACCTGAGCTCCTGTCTCCTCAGTCTGAAGTTCTGCTCCTTCGTTCACCCTTTGTCCGTCTGTGTGGACCAGGACATGGTCTGCctggttctggactgtctcctgctcttcttgtccttgttgtctctggttctggactgtctcctgctcttcttgtccttgttgtctctggttctggactgtctcctgctcttcttgtccttgttgtctctggttctggactgtctcctgctcttctggtccttgttgtctctggttctggactgtctcctgctcttcttgtccttgttgtctctggttctggactgtctcctgctcttcttgtccttgttgtctctggttctggactgtctcctgctcttcttgtccttgttgtctctggttctggactgtctcctgctcttcttgtccttgttgtctctggttctggactgtctcctgctcttctcgtccttgttgtctctggttctggactgtctcctgctcttcttgtccttgttgtctctggttctggactgtctcctgctcttcttgtccttgttgtctctggttctggactgtctcctgctcttcttgtccttgttgtctctggttctggactgtctcctgctcttcttgtccttgttgtctctggttctggactgtctcctgctcttcttgtccttgttgtctctggtcctggactgtctcctgctcttcttgtccttgttgtctctagttctggactgtctcctgctcttcttgtccttgttgtctctggttctggactgtctcctgctcttcttgtccttgttgtctctggttctggactgtctcctgctcttcttgtCCTTGTTGTCTTCTTTCCTCCTGGGTCTTCGTCCTCTCATTCTCCTCCTTCTCTGAACGTTTCCCTCCATCTGTTTCTCTTTCTATCACAGGTGTGTTTTCAGGACTCACACAGTCATTCTTCTCTTCTCCTTTCTGTGATTCCACATCCCCCTGGTTCTTCTTCTctgtcaccaaaaaaaaacagttcagatgAGTTCAGATGTGTTCAGTGCATCTGTGTGGATGTcatgtaaataaatgtgaatgaagTAAAGGATCCTGTTCTTTTCAAATCAATCGGTGCCAAAATAAAGGTTACCATTGTCCATTAGTGCAGAACACAGACATGCATAATGTTCACTGTCATGAAGGATTGACATCCAAGAGAAATGTGCTTTGCTTCGACATATTCAAACAATCATTTAGGACAGACAAGAAGTCCATTTGAGTAGATGTGTTTACTTTGACATTATTTACTGATAATTGTCACCGTTCCCGGTGAGGGTTGGACTCctccagggctgccctttgtcactggttctgttcagaACTTTTATGAACAGAGTTTCTAGGCGCAGCTGGATGGTGGAGGGGGTGGAGTTCATCGGTGGAAGGATCTGGGGCCTCATGTTCTAAGACCtgcgtggatttcatacgtaaacctggcgtacgcttaaatccagaaaagtccgtacgcacaaaaaaatccagatgaataaaactgtgtATGCccaaatccaagtacatttcctttgttcatcccaatcagctggaactgaacacatatgttggagtacctgactcctccctctccacgcccacatttaaatatggaaATCAGTATAAATagggcctgcaggtgggattccctctgggattgaaaaaaggtgaacgacacgcacatccaaaattacaggtgtgcaggatcccaaaaagtagaatgagaaaaaaataatttaatcgTGACGTTTCGGGCAGAGGCCGTCTGAGgctgtctgatgaagggcctctgcccgaaacgtcacgattaaattgttggggagctcactggttgtgcggaccttcctttatttttttctcattcccTCTGGAATTCCCCTCTGTGCATGATGAGATGATGACGTCAatgtggacgcgaagcggaggccgaaacaggcggaaggagaaaagagacgaactgagactgagcAGAAAGTGGACGATACTGTAGatgacactggtctgactgggatcacccccaaggtaaatatagatttagtattagtgtaactcacacattagttcattttaTGGATCATCCAACAGTCTGTTCACAGCCAagcaagataaaggttcatgtgtgatcatgacaggatatcaaagaggaaagcgtctgccaaatgcgtaaacataaatcaAAGACTCATTTTTAAATCACTCAAGtgattattttccaacaatgagacagtaaacggtcagacccagtatcatcctcctgtcacagaggcttctgttgactccccagcgttagccggtccaccacagcccactaCTGATGCCCGTCCGACGGCATGGGTCCAACCTGACccgggtcaccagaggacatcgtgaggacaatgggcggagtcagaagcgactggaccgactaataaatgttctcacagacatgaacactgcattaaatgcatttatcaaccagtgaattctgtgtccttgtctccttatatggttgttgctgaatgtcctcctgggcaggattggcactgatgggtccagggttggttctggttctggttctggtggtggatgtgctgctctgacagtaggatgacgtgtcggtgtgttcattgttcttctgtgtatctccgatgtgcacatcagtcagaggaatgacctttttcacattcttAACAGTTTTTCAGTGTCTCCTCTAAGTGTCTCCAATGGTtctaaagcactagaaacgtgcgtactccagctgtggagttggtgtggaggagcgcacatttccacggtcatttcactctttatacatctgaacgtgagcgtggaaaagggcgtacgccaggtttttgtgcgtccACATGCTTTacacatgaggcccctggtctgtGCTTTTTGAGgatgatgtggtcctcttagCTTCATCAAACAGTGACCTCCAGCTCTCACTGGGGCGGTTCACAGCTGgtatgaagatcagcacctccaagtctgaggccatggtcctcagatGGAAAAGGGTGGAGTGTCCACTCCAGGTCAGGGACACAAGTCCGACCTCAGGTGGACGAGTTGAAGGATCTCAggatcttgttcatgagtgagggctGGGGAGGGGGCAGTCTGGGGCTGCTGGGGCTGCTGACCCGAGACCCAGAAGTGGATAAATGGAAGACGACCAGTCCAGAACATCTGAACataaatgtactgatcatgtgaaTGTGAATTGTTAACAGTGCATGAACCATGTGTCTAAGTCTTCCCACAGTGAGAGTTGGTGGTACAGCTGTTTCACATCAGACACTAAAGGAGACCATGATGGAGGAATTTACTGTTTGAACTAAATGTCAGTTCAAAACACTTCATACAGTATGTTGGTATTaaacccttgaattaaagctgaaaattCATGTTTCAATCACATGTTGAATGTttcatttaaagctgcaggagatgtttcctcagatctgtccatcctcagtcatatcctcagtatcatgaatccgtaagtctttctctcagtactcacctgaatctcttcctaatggtgaacagttttgaagagccatccaccacaaacaaaccaaagactTACAGAtctgtgatactgaggatatgactgaggatggacagatctgatgaaaaattggtgatgaaagtctcctgcagctttcagATCCACTGTAGTTTTGTACACAGACGTTACAACATCTGTTtcactgtccaaatatttatggacTTTACTCTGGGAAGAACTGTGGAAGTTTTTCCTGCAATTTGGACACatgatgtattaaaaaaataacattttcctCAATCTGAAGTTGTATTTCTTCAGTTCTCCAGCTTCAACTTGAGAATTGCTCCATTTTTGTGTCCCTCCTCCCACAGAAGTCTGTAGTTCCACATCCATGGTCAGATATGGGACATTTACTGAGCTGGGACAGCTTGGCTGACTGTTGACTGTTTCCATACTTCCTGTTTCTCTGTTTCCATCTGTGGACAATAAAAGCCACTGCAATGAGCGACAGTATGAGAGCGATCACAGCGACCAGGAGAGGAGCAGATGAACTGGAATGACCTGTGatggacaaacacacaacaagaaGGTTCcagcttttatatatatatatatatatatatatatatatatatatatatatatatatatatatatatatatatatatatttttttttttttattttatttaaattttttttaaccttatatcagcttctatttcatatttcaggtcagtgtgtgcactccttcaatatgtctgtgtgaaacttgcatggatttaaagttgTGCATTGaccaatgtctttcgttcctttttctttttcttatactgtgccgtttgggttcagctgtggactgaactgaacaggtgtgaactgaaactgttcagttcggtatgtgGACCAAATATGTGTGTATGTTACACACCTAATAGACAtaaacagcatagacaaatttcagccattctaagtaaatgaggaaaaaaaagattttaaaaatacataaagaatttgaactttgacctacttttcccaaaatgtaatcacatgtattctgggtcactggtaatctgtaaacccaattaagtaagaattcaaccagtagtttcactgttaaaattaaatacacaaacacacaaagaaacaaacccaaccaaaaacaataccccttgcctcctcttcggggggcggggtcataaatgaataaataaaactcatGTTTTTAAGGAACCCCATAAACCCTGAGTCACCTGGAACATGTACGTGGGTGTCTCTGGTTTGTGCGATGCTGTTCTGTGTGATTCTGCAGGTGATGTTCTGGTGTTTGTTGTCCACAGTCACTGTGCTGCTGATAGTATAGAGGTCATCAGGACCtcggactgtctgtgtgtgtggatgtcCAGCAGACAGGAGGTTTCCCTCCTCATCCAGCCACAACACCTGCGGCTCTGGATACCAGCCAGAGGAACGACACTGGAGCACCACTCCTCCGCTCTGCTGATCATCTACTGTAGTAATAACAGGTGAGGAGGCAGCACCTGACGAcaggagagaaaagaaaagaggaggaagaaccaCAGACACTTTTGTTATTAGAATATAGAGACACAAGAACTAGGAAGGTATTCAGATGGACGGCTGTGTGTGAGAACATACGATACAATAACATCTGTCaggtgaaaaaagaaaatcatctattatttcatcttatctgTCATTTAATTTGCTGTCAGTCACCCAGTTTGTGGATCTGGTCCAAATCTTTCTCGTCTGTTCTTTGACACTTGCAGTTGTTTTGGCAGACTCCTGTGGATGTGAAGGAGCAGTGGTTCTACTCTGAGAACCTCTGGGATGCTTCAACTCCTAACCCTATCTGTAAGACACAGTCCAGACTGTGGAGGAAACCCAGTTCCACTACTGGGGTCCAGGATCAGGTTCTTCTAGTCACCACCCATGGCTCACGACCAAAGGTGAGGGCAGGAACGCAGATGGACCAGTAGCTCCTTCAGGAGAACGTTCTAGTCCATACAGACCAGTCCTTGTAAAGAGTGGGATCTGACATGTAATCAGTAAAAGGCATAAACAGAACCAACAGGTGTCAGAGAAAGTGTTTAGTTTTGGACGATGATGAAGAAAGTTCTTTTAGAGCGTCAGTTTGGGATGGAGGGGTTTAttttagggcattagtgactccagattttttcagatcgacttatttgtcaaagtcgagtcgacttgtcgtatgatgacatcaccacattgacagcggaggaacaacagacacacagctgaTCAACTATGAACAACTGGTACAAACGTGCACCGGAACATGAACAATgttcagtaaagagcagaataaaaaactgagACACAAGCATCTACAGTCCTTCACAGACactgaacc comes from Sphaeramia orbicularis chromosome 18, fSphaOr1.1, whole genome shotgun sequence and encodes:
- the LOC115438144 gene encoding butyrophilin subfamily 1 member A1-like, producing MLQQQTPLSAFTVLTCLLLNSCCEGQGQVSSPSEPLVSLVGHSGTLPCHLHPAADASQLTLVWTRSDLDPRFVLVWPDGIEQGGRKHPSYTNRTSVSPEKLKLGDASLRLSSVRLSDEGTYRCFIPQLTDSTVQLVVGAASSPVITTVDDQQSGGVVLQCRSSGWYPEPQVLWLDEEGNLLSAGHPHTQTVRGPDDLYTISSTVTVDNKHQNITCRITQNSIAQTRDTHVHVPGHSSSSAPLLVAVIALILSLIAVAFIVHRWKQRNRKYGNSQQSAKLSQLSKCPISDHGCGTTDFCGRRDTKMEQFSS